One genomic window of Myxocyprinus asiaticus isolate MX2 ecotype Aquarium Trade chromosome 5, UBuf_Myxa_2, whole genome shotgun sequence includes the following:
- the LOC127441485 gene encoding skin secretory protein xP2-like, producing the protein MQSVVVATEVTFPLYAGVFGGNPGPQPAPMPATVNEPVPMPATVNEPVPMPATVNEPVPMPAMVNEPVPMPATVNEPVPMPATVNEPVPMPATVNEPVPMPATVNEPVPMPAMIIKPMPMPTTVNEPVPMPATVNEPVPMPATVNEPSPMPVASTIPEPMLVASTVPEPMPVASTVPEPMPVASTVPEPMPVALTVPEPMPVASTDPEPMPVASTVPVTTLPAVRKRRRRKGTPSSQSLPVLTTTEVVPQSLPILLNTEIVPQSLPVLKGIVSQSSRALSPEPPTAPPCIASPLEPPTAPPPMASPLQPPTAPPPMALPLEPSTALPPMASPLEPLTASPSMASPLKPLMASPSKSSPLESSTALPSESSTTSPSITELPDGVVVA; encoded by the exons ATGCAGTCTGTGGTAGTGGCCACAGAGGTGACATTTCCCCTGTACGCTGGTGTTtttggcgggaaccccgggccacaaccagcgcccatgcctgccacggttaatgaaccagtgcccatgcctgccacggttaacgaaccagtgcccatgcctgccacggtaaacgagccagtgcccatgcctgccatggtaaacgagccagtgcccatgcctgccacggtaaacgagccagtgcccatgcctgccacggtaaacgagccagtgcccatgcctgccacggttaacgaaccagtgcccatgcctgccacggtaaacgagccagtgcccatgcctgccatgatTATCAAGCCCATGCCCATGCCTACcacagttaacgagccagtgcccatgcctgccacagttaacgagccagtgcccatgcctgccacagttaacgagccatcgccaatgcctgtagcctcgaccatcccagagccaatgcttgtagcctcgaccgtcccagagccaatgcctgtagcctcgaccgtcccagagccaatgcctgtagcctcgaccgtcccagagccaatgcctgtagccttgactgtcccagagccaatgcctgtagcctcgaccgacccagagccaatgcctgtagcctcgaccgttccCGTAACAacgctcccagctgtccggaaaaggaggagaaggaaaggGACACCTTcttcccagtctctgcctgtactcacaaccacggag gtcgttccccagtctctgcccatactCCTGAACACGGAaatcgttccccagtcactgcctgtgctcaagGGAAttgtttcccagtcatccagggcTCTTAGTcccgagcctcccacggctccaccttgcatagcttcgcccctcgagcctcccacagctccgcctcccatggcttcacccctccagcctcccacagctccgcctcccatggctttgcccctcgagccttccacggctctgcctcccatggcttcgcccctcgagcctctcacggcttctccttccatggcttcgcctctcaagcctctcatggcttcgcCTTCCAAGTCTTCGCCCctcgagtcttccacggctctgccctctgAATCTTCCACGACCTCACCATCTATCACAGAACTTCctgatggagtggtggtggcatag